TTCTTGCTTGGTGATGAAACCGTTCTTACGCTACTTACATCATACACAAAAGATAAGGGCACCGGTTCACAACCGTTTTTTTCCGTTAAAGGCACACTCGTAAACGAGGGTTATGGCAAGATAAGCCCTAGCACAAGCTATGGTGCCACAAACGATAGCCTTGAGCGTCATTACTACACGGCAGGATATGAGCTAACTCATAACATTAACGACAGTCTAAATTTTACTTCAAGTTATAAATTTATAGAAGAAGATAAGGATTATTTTGGTGCGTATTACTTTTTTGATAGCGCGCCAGGCGTAGCACAACCATACGGAAGCGTAGCTGATGCGGTTATAAAAACACATACATTTGATAATCGCTTAGCGTATGACTATAAAAGCGACAATTTTGAAAACAAGGTAATTTTTGGCATAGACTATCGTAAAATGAAAGGTAGCGGTTTTTACGGCGACGGCATGTTAAGCCCATTAAACAAATACAATCCTGCTAGAATTTATCAAGCACGCCCTATAGTGCCGGGCTTTAATCTTAACCAAAGCCAAGTTGGCTTTTATCTACAAGATGAGGCTAAAATTTACAACAACTTGATCCTAACAAGTGCCATCCGTCACGATAAAACAAAGACAACCGTTAATATGAACAACACGGGCTTAAACGGCAAAAAGATCAACCAAACGACATTTTCACTAGGTGCGATGTATGTATTTGAGGAGCTAGGACTTATGCCGTTTGCAAACTATTCTGAGTCATTTACGCCACCAACGGCTACGGATAACTACGGCAACGCTAAGCCTCTTGAAGGTAAACAAGTTGAAGTCGGCGTAAAATATCTGCCAAATTTCATAGATGCGGAAATTACGGCTTCTTACTTTGATGCAAAGCTTGAAAATTCAAATATTGCAGATGGAAGCGCATTTGGTAGACAGGTTGGTAAGCAAATTTCAAGAGGTTTTGAGCTTAGTTCCAATGTAAATCTACTTGAAAATTTAAACTGGCTACTATCATACACTCACTATAACAGCACGAAAACCGACCTTAGCACAACACAAACCATAAGAACGAAAATGATGCCAAAAGACACACTTTCATCTTGGCTAACGTATAAATTTGAACTGGGTCAGCTAGGAACTATCAAGGCAGGAGCCGGTCTACGCTATGTGGGTAGCACGGTCGATAACCAATACTATCCTGACTACAGAGTTCCTTCATACACCTTGCTTGATGCCATGATCGGATACACGTATAAAAAATGGGACTTCGCACTTAACGCGACAAATTTAACGGATAAAGAGTATATTTCTGCGGTAAACTACTGGGCTTACTACGGAGAAGGACTAAGAGCTACTCTTACGGCTAAATACAAATTCTAATTTTGGAACAAATTTTGCATATCTGCTTTTAGAAATAAACAAAGGCAAGATATGCAAACCCTAAAATCAAGCAACCCCATAGACCTGCTTAACGTTGCACCGACTAAAAAGCAAACCTCTTCTAAAAGTAACAACAAAGAGGATAGTGAGTTCTTATCCATGA
This is a stretch of genomic DNA from Campylobacter sp. RM6914. It encodes these proteins:
- a CDS encoding TonB-dependent siderophore receptor; its protein translation is MKKFVWLLSLPAISALAAENVVLNEVSIVGSVAKGSGKVEYMSPSSTSVISKEQMEEKGAQGLDEAIKYESGAVGQLYGADIDTSAEWLKIRGFDATMTIDGSSPYKGGYFGYQPDLYGYESIEILKGANSTVFGSSNAGGIINLISKRPTNSPFAEVGFKLGSKNQRGVFFDASDNLYTDRVKFRLVGDYEKKDGEIDYVTNEHYYIAPSLMFLLGDETVLTLLTSYTKDKGTGSQPFFSVKGTLVNEGYGKISPSTSYGATNDSLERHYYTAGYELTHNINDSLNFTSSYKFIEEDKDYFGAYYFFDSAPGVAQPYGSVADAVIKTHTFDNRLAYDYKSDNFENKVIFGIDYRKMKGSGFYGDGMLSPLNKYNPARIYQARPIVPGFNLNQSQVGFYLQDEAKIYNNLILTSAIRHDKTKTTVNMNNTGLNGKKINQTTFSLGAMYVFEELGLMPFANYSESFTPPTATDNYGNAKPLEGKQVEVGVKYLPNFIDAEITASYFDAKLENSNIADGSAFGRQVGKQISRGFELSSNVNLLENLNWLLSYTHYNSTKTDLSTTQTIRTKMMPKDTLSSWLTYKFELGQLGTIKAGAGLRYVGSTVDNQYYPDYRVPSYTLLDAMIGYTYKKWDFALNATNLTDKEYISAVNYWAYYGEGLRATLTAKYKF